The following proteins come from a genomic window of Metarhizium brunneum chromosome 2, complete sequence:
- the TAF14 gene encoding Transcription initiation factor TFIID subunit 14, whose translation MPPRTRKNANDRQRKVKVVTEQHVIDKPSPVAEFPMREWSLKLHLLDEEGNERPADVFTKVVYNLHPTFENPTQTFIKPPFLCSNEGWGEFEISIDCYTTEKTKLASIIHDLNFLQEKYEATHTVTFKNPSQALQERLRETGPLPNDDDRQKKKTVASKKGGQKYDYEKIAEALEKLDEEDLLRVIQLINENKGPDTYIRSDVEVDNLAEAGEFSIDLYTMPDMLTAKLWEHLSKKGLVN comes from the exons ATGCCGCCTCGGACGAGGAAGAATGCTAACGATCGGCAGAGGAAAGTTAAAGTCGTCACCGAACAACACGTCAT TGACAAGCCCTCCCCAGTAGCCGAGTTTCCTATGCGAGAATGGAGCTTGAAATTGCACTTATTGGATGAAGAAGGCAACGAGAGGCCTGCCGATGTGTTCACCAAGGTTGTCTACAACCTACATCCTACCTTTGAGAATCCTACTCAGA CCTTCATCAAGCCTCCATTCCTCTGCAGCAACGAGGGCTGGGGTGAGTTCGAAATCAGTATCGACTGCTACACGACTGAAAAGACGAAACTGGCCTCCATTATCCATGACCTGAATTTTCTGCAGGAGAAATATGAGGCCACACATACAGTCACCTTCAAGAACCCGTCGCAAGCTCTGCAGGAACGCCTGCGTGAAACTGGCCCTTTGCCGAACGACGACGACcgccaaaagaagaagaccgtCGCCAGTAAGAAGGGGGGTCAAAAGTACGACTACGAGAAGATTGCTGAGGCACTGGAAAAGCTTGACGAGGAGGACCTGTTGCGTGTTATCCAACTGATTAATGAGAACAAAGGTCCGGATACCTACATAAGGAGCGATGTGGAAG TCGATAACCTTGCTGAAGCCGGGGAGTTCTCAATTGACCTGTATACCATGCCGGATATGCTGACGGCAAAATTGTGGGAGCACCTG TCAAAGAAGGGATTGGTTAATTAA